In one window of Spartinivicinus poritis DNA:
- the sctJ gene encoding type III secretion system inner membrane ring lipoprotein SctJ — MKRLIMLLIVIVLSGCDKELVTGLTEREANEVSVTLFRNNIKSEVVTTKKLGVKVIVAKDDFIKASMVLKRHGLPKKKYASIGDVFKKDGLISSQTEEKNRTVYALSEELSHTISMIDGVVEARVHIVINDKKKRYSKEPKVPNTASVMIKALPNYNVNHYVPQIKKMVAKSITGVTYKNVAVTVFPYLAETNTSGIGVVASDKNNGTNTGINLLITLLVMCSIVGVSLLGFRLYENHFAHGK; from the coding sequence ATGAAAAGACTAATTATGCTACTGATAGTAATAGTGCTATCTGGATGTGATAAAGAATTAGTAACTGGGCTTACCGAACGAGAAGCAAATGAAGTTTCTGTAACACTTTTTAGAAATAATATAAAGTCTGAAGTAGTAACTACTAAAAAATTAGGGGTTAAAGTAATTGTTGCTAAAGATGACTTTATAAAAGCATCAATGGTATTGAAACGCCATGGGTTACCCAAAAAGAAGTATGCAAGTATTGGGGATGTCTTTAAGAAGGATGGATTGATTTCTAGCCAGACGGAAGAAAAAAACAGAACAGTATATGCGTTAAGCGAGGAGCTTAGTCATACTATTTCTATGATTGATGGAGTGGTTGAGGCAAGAGTACACATTGTTATAAATGACAAAAAGAAACGTTACTCAAAAGAACCTAAAGTGCCAAATACAGCCTCAGTAATGATAAAAGCATTGCCTAACTATAATGTTAACCACTATGTGCCTCAGATAAAGAAAATGGTAGCAAAAAGTATCACTGGGGTGACATACAAAAATGTGGCTGTTACAGTATTTCCTTACCTTGCTGAAACTAACACTAGTGGTATAGGGGTAGTAGCAAGTGATAAAAATAATGGAACAAATACAGGTATAAACTTATTAATTACATTGTTAGTTATGTGCTCAATTGTTGGTGTATCTTTACTTGGGTTTCGATTATATGAAAACCACTTCGCTCATGGAAAGTAA
- a CDS encoding tetratricopeptide repeat protein: MSEFYQMPDEIRGQMIQIAFAGVESGQGKKSKIIFDCIKEIYPTSAAGDVGYALIEVYNGNYNKAINLLSKTIKQSSNCLEEARVILLFAMIMSGKKSEAKFKLNDFEKNELMNSEMIEFTKSFIGSV; this comes from the coding sequence ATGAGCGAGTTTTACCAAATGCCAGATGAGATTAGAGGGCAAATGATACAAATTGCTTTTGCAGGAGTCGAAAGTGGTCAAGGGAAAAAATCAAAGATTATTTTTGATTGCATAAAAGAAATATATCCAACGTCTGCTGCAGGAGATGTGGGTTATGCTTTGATTGAAGTTTATAACGGTAATTATAATAAAGCTATAAACTTGCTTAGTAAAACAATTAAACAATCTTCTAACTGTTTAGAAGAAGCAAGGGTGATTTTGCTGTTTGCTATGATAATGTCAGGTAAGAAAAGTGAAGCAAAATTTAAGCTGAATGACTTTGAAAAAAATGAGTTGATGAACTCTGAGATGATTGAGTTTACAAAATCATTTATTGGTTCAGTATAA
- a CDS encoding SctD/MshK family protein: MKNNNDIACYNLYIYKDSDFINRVDISDNIVRMSSDLSSEVVINGIKGVVTVSFFDKFLEVDSVGQDKKQKVKYNSYFNIDDFSFKCIKILNKKSNLTLNKSSKHSVRVSKWLSSNYLFMLLTIGAVFLPFLLGIGEKDQVAYASIVLPNKPDQFVLNTSLEIIASEYSNRLSVELGEDRVELQGFIESESKLNELILELKNNIKIGLVNSKRVFTLKDLNSTLERQLKDFNIIERSYIEYRDDKFYLAGNFIGRQTGIVDEIIKLIEIKYNISEIKKTYIDNRSVLLQDLVVAGMWIGEKPYIKLSNGVKYHIGAKLPSGWVLNKINESILLFSNNSGQRLSLKVGAS, translated from the coding sequence ATGAAAAACAATAACGATATTGCTTGCTATAATTTGTATATTTATAAAGATAGTGACTTTATAAATAGGGTTGATATAAGCGATAATATAGTACGTATGTCATCGGACTTAAGTAGTGAGGTTGTTATTAATGGAATAAAGGGAGTAGTAACAGTCTCTTTTTTTGATAAGTTTTTAGAGGTAGATAGCGTAGGGCAAGATAAAAAACAAAAAGTAAAATATAATAGCTATTTTAATATTGATGATTTTTCTTTTAAGTGTATTAAAATTTTAAATAAAAAGAGTAACTTAACACTAAATAAAAGTAGCAAACATAGTGTGCGGGTAAGTAAGTGGCTAAGTAGTAACTATTTGTTCATGCTGTTAACAATAGGAGCAGTTTTCTTACCATTTCTTTTGGGAATAGGAGAAAAAGATCAAGTAGCCTATGCCAGTATAGTATTACCTAATAAGCCTGATCAGTTTGTTCTGAATACGTCTCTAGAGATAATAGCGAGTGAGTATAGTAATAGACTTTCAGTTGAGCTTGGTGAAGATAGGGTAGAGCTTCAAGGGTTTATTGAAAGTGAGAGTAAGTTGAACGAATTAATATTAGAATTAAAAAATAATATAAAAATTGGTTTGGTTAATTCTAAGCGTGTTTTTACCCTAAAAGATCTAAACTCAACACTAGAAAGGCAGCTAAAAGATTTTAATATTATTGAGAGATCGTACATTGAATATAGGGATGATAAGTTTTATCTTGCAGGTAACTTTATTGGAAGACAGACGGGTATTGTTGATGAAATAATTAAGTTGATTGAAATTAAATACAATATAAGTGAGATAAAAAAAACATATATAGATAATCGCTCTGTACTCTTGCAAGATCTTGTTGTAGCTGGTATGTGGATAGGTGAAAAACCCTATATTAAACTCAGTAATGGCGTTAAATATCATATAGGAGCTAAATTACCTAGTGGATGGGTTTTAAATAAAATAAATGAAAGTATATTATTATTTAGTAATAATAGTGGTCAAAGATTATCATTAAAAGTAGGGGCATCATAA